The Theobroma cacao cultivar B97-61/B2 chromosome 2, Criollo_cocoa_genome_V2, whole genome shotgun sequence genome includes the window GCTTCATTCAAGGTTTCCtacaatttgtaaaatattatcataatgGGATTGTACAGTGAAAAATGGAGCCAAGCTTGAATATTTCTAAACTTGACTGAAGACCAAAAGTTATCATAATGGGATTGTACAGTGATTGGCTTAAACTTTTGGATCTCAAGTtaataaagatattttaaaatattatcgAAAAATTATAGATTATATAAAgtcaaattatatattaaaataatattaatttaatctcTATATAATAACTTGTATAAATTGAGTGTTTGTCCTTTTTCAATTTGATAAGTTCAATCCAAATCTTACTATTGTTAAATATATTGACGTaatattttgatcaagttgatataatattaattgagataatgtgatttttttttactaatatGACATTGATATGTGTTAACTTTACGTTTATCAGGCTAATGTGATATTAATTAGTCTGACAATAGTTTCTGTTAATATAACAAGAAATGTTAATAGCCACCAATGGACAAAACCCTCAAACCTTATGTCAATAAATGCCACATCAACATTTTTAGTCACATCAACAAATGCCATATCAACGTAAACTATTATCAATCCAATCAATATCATATCAAAATGATAATGCCAAGATAGTATATAATCAACATcacatcattaaaaaaaatcatattatcTCAATCAATATCATGTTAGTTTGATCAGAATGCATACGCATACTTGACagttaaaatttaatgatattaagattagattgaaattaacaaattaaaaagatataaGAATTCAATTTatccatatatatttatttttaagctCTTACAAATTTTGCTATTTACCTCATTAATGAGATAGCAGCATTTAGTGGATTGACAGTGTATGAAAGTTATACATTATCAGTCCATCAAATATTAATCTcacatatattattatatagggaccaaattcataatttttatagagtaTACAGATTAATTGCAAAGTTAACCATTATGTAAATATTatgcttaattatataaaggacatattatcatataaaaactaaaaatattgattatcattttaaaaatttataaaacaattaagcgtaaaaatatatattttttattttttagttttgtaTAATGTATTTTTTTGTGGGATTGTATAATGTATTgttatttttgtgttttaaacttctttaataaaatgtttttctagtgataataatgaaagaatacataattattatgtaaaagttaaattaaatatgatcgtaaaattattttgaaaaatcatatttaattgaCCCAGATCACTAAAAATCTCGACGAACTACTaacttttttataaatttgacaaattaatATGAACTTTTTCGAGTTAATTAcacatataaaaatacataCTTCTATTATTATCGAATTAAAGATAGGCTTACCGACATTTGTAAGTGAAAAGGGACGTGAAACCCCTAGGAAGGTAGGAACTGGGATGTTGGGATATGATCGCAGGCCTGCAGAAGTATTGCGATGGAGTTTGATCATTTGATTGACTTtgttatagttttataaacTGCACATGTTTTATTCATAGGGTCTCCGAAGTCCGAACTCCAAACTACCAAAGCAGTGAAATGCATGTCTGGAACTGCAACCACCAATCTCACACCATCTCAGTGATCTCAAGGAGATTCATTTCATATCGTTCAATCTCACATAACTCGCTCTGTCTCGACAATCTCTTGCCTTTACCCGAGGACATTGCTTCCATTTCGCTTCCTTTTGATCAAAACGATACACCCAGCATTCACCGATGGGACGCCATCATCAGAGACATTTCTGCAAGCTCCCAACCCGAAAAGTCTCTCATTGTCTATGCCATGATGCGAAGAAAAGGTGTAACTCCCAGCATGCACACTTTCCCTTCCCTTCTCAAATCCGTTTCCAAGTCTCAAAACCATAACCCATATCAGCTTTGGCCTCATATTGTTAAGTTCGGATTGAATTCTGACCCTTTTGTAAAGAATTCATTGATTTCAGCCCTTTTCAGCTCTGGACGCATGGAACTCGCTCGTCAAGTGTTCGATGAAAATGAGCAAGCGGATGTGGTTTCTTGGACTGCTTTAATCAATGGGTATTTAAAAACTGGTTCTCTTGTTGAAGGGTTGACATGTTTCAAGGAAATGAGATTAAGAGGTGTAAAAGTTGATGGAATGACTGTTGTTAGTGTCCTTAGTGCTGCAGGAAAAATGGGTAATATTTGGTTTGGAAGGAGTATTCATGGATTTTTTATGGAAACAGGGAGAGTCAAATGGGATGTGTTCGTTGGTAGTGCCCTTGTTGATATGTATTCAAAATGTGGGTGCTGTGATGATGcaagaaaatattttgatgaaatgccAAGAAAAAATGTGGTTTCTTGGAGTGCTTTGATAGCTGGCTATGTGCAATGTAATAGATTTATGCAGGCACTTGTCGTTTTTCAGGATATGCTAATGGAGAATGTTAGGCCTAGTGAATTTACGTTTACTAGTGTTCTCACTGCTTGTGCCGAAATGGGGGCTTTGGTCCAAGGAATGTGGGTTCATGGATATATGGATAGATGTAAACTGGAGATGAATTCCATTGTTGGGTCGGCTTTGATAAATATGTATACAAAGTGCGGGTGTTTGAATGAGGCTTTCATGGTTTTTAAGAAGCTGAGTGGAAAGGATCTTTTTATTTGGAATGCCATGATTAATGGATTGGCGATGCATGGTGATGCAATAGGCTCCTTTAATCTGTTCTGGGAAATGTTAGGCAGCGGTATTCATCCAAATGAAGTTACCTTCCTTAATGTTCTTAGCGCATGTTCGCATGGAGGTCTTGTTGATGAGGGACGTAAGCTCTTCGCAATGATGAAGCATAGGTACTGTATGGCTCCTAGTGTAGATCATTACAGTTGCATGGTTGACCTGCTTGGTCGGGCAGGGCACTTGGAAGAAGCAAGGAAGTTGATTAAAGATATGCCAATAGAGCCGACGGCTGGAGTATGGGGAGCCTTGTTTGGGGCCTGTGTGATTCACAAGGCATATGACCTAGGGGAATGTATAGGAAAGCATTTGATCAAGTTGCAGCCGAATCATAGTGGTAGATATGCCCTTTTGGCAAACTTGTACTCGAGGTGCCAAAAATGGGATTCAGCCGCTCAGATAAGAAAGCTCATGAAAGAGAAAGGTGTTAAAAAGACACCAGGGTGTAGCTGGATAGAAGTCAATGGTGCAACCCATGAGTTCATTGCTTTTGATGGATCTCATTCTGAATTCCATAGTCTGAACCAGGTGATGGATAGTTTTATAGTTCAATTGACTCTTGCTGATTATGCTACAGATTGTAGCTTATTTGCATTTGATGTTGATGCGGATTGAGAAAATATTCCACAATGTGTGCTTGCATTGTTGACAGCTGACGAGGTGGATTAGActtcttaattaattacagTAAATCTTTAAACCAAACAATGTGGGTGCAGGCTTGCTCTATGCTTCTTTTCAGCTAAAAAGGTAGAATGGGATATTCATCATAGTTTTTAAGGTCCTTGCGTTTGTAAAGTTTCACTATTAGTTTTGGAGAAAAGTTTATTTCCctatcatcatcaatatgCTCACAATATCTTAAAAATGGCATGCTTCTGCTGAATGCTCTTCTCCATATTTTCCAGGCAAGAGGAAGAATACCACTGCCCATCCCttccctttcctttcctttcagtCCCCCCAATCCAAACAAAACATTTGTCAAACAATTCATCTTAGCAACTAAAGCAAGCGCACAATTGATATGAGACCTAAAATATGTACTTCTGGATTCCCACAAACTTGCTTTGTTGCATCATTCTTAAGTTTTAGATGCATGCATGCAGGAGATTGCACTTAAAAGAGCAAAGTGGATTCTGTTTTCATGTTAAAACCAATCATCTCTAGATACTTAATGACCTTTCATAACCCTTATTAGATTGAATATTTAAGGATTTTTCTTGCCAACATGATCCTACCTTGTCTTTGAAAACTTTTCTGGATGAAGGCAATAGCAAATGGACTTAAACTTAGCATTGACTATACATACACTCCATTGAATTCAATCTGTCTAAAATGAATTTCTTCCCAAAATCAAGAACATAATTCTTGTTTTGATAAATCTTTCATAAAGTTTAAGCCAACAAGTCTTTGTCCCAGGGGACTTTATACCAAGTCCATTTTTACTCAAAATGACCCTTGACCATGCGTAACAAATTACTTCGAGTATTCTCCACAAAAGATAAACGTATAAACACCAGTGGTAAGATATGTATGTGTATGTAATAGTCCCCATCCTCATGTTACAAGCAAGCACTGGTTGTAATATACTTTTGCCACAGTTCCTCTTTCTTTACAGAGCTTCTTACCTAATACCGCGAGTCAAATAACTTTCTTTTCCTGGATAAATAAACAACATTCAAATACAATAATGTacccaagagaaaaaaaaaacacattacATCTCTCTGGCGGCCGGACTGTTCAATATTCCGCTAGGTATGCACTATGAAATTTTATGGCGTgagtaaatgaaatttacaTCTATGAGCTACTGTTCTGAATCGGTTGTGAAGGACATCTATCTTCAATAGGCTGTGGGTTCAAGATCTTACAAAGAGAACGATATTGCAGACGAACATTCTCACCAGTTCCAATAATCTTAAGCAAATACCTGCAAGAAAGTCACTAAAGCATGGGGATACTCACCAGTAGAAACTAAGCCCCAATTCCATCTTTGCTGACATGTATACTtagttttttctcttttttgggagaaaagagaaacaacAGTTTACTCAACATAAATGATAAGAACAAACCACAACAAAGTTTCTTGAGTACATTGTCGAACAACAGAGGTGAATGGCCAGTGCATACCGAAGTACAAAAGTCGTCtcattataatataatttttgtagagataaaagaaataatatacaagaaagtgaaaaagataaaattttctatctttttatcttttccaaatcattgGCAATGCAGCTTAGTATATGGTATTTATTGCCATttcaaacttcaaattttttattaaaagtaaaatcctgatgaaa containing:
- the LOC18609900 gene encoding pentatricopeptide repeat-containing protein At1g50270 yields the protein MHVWNCNHQSHTISVISRRFISYRSISHNSLCLDNLLPLPEDIASISLPFDQNDTPSIHRWDAIIRDISASSQPEKSLIVYAMMRRKGVTPSMHTFPSLLKSVSKSQNHNPYQLWPHIVKFGLNSDPFVKNSLISALFSSGRMELARQVFDENEQADVVSWTALINGYLKTGSLVEGLTCFKEMRLRGVKVDGMTVVSVLSAAGKMGNIWFGRSIHGFFMETGRVKWDVFVGSALVDMYSKCGCCDDARKYFDEMPRKNVVSWSALIAGYVQCNRFMQALVVFQDMLMENVRPSEFTFTSVLTACAEMGALVQGMWVHGYMDRCKLEMNSIVGSALINMYTKCGCLNEAFMVFKKLSGKDLFIWNAMINGLAMHGDAIGSFNLFWEMLGSGIHPNEVTFLNVLSACSHGGLVDEGRKLFAMMKHRYCMAPSVDHYSCMVDLLGRAGHLEEARKLIKDMPIEPTAGVWGALFGACVIHKAYDLGECIGKHLIKLQPNHSGRYALLANLYSRCQKWDSAAQIRKLMKEKGVKKTPGCSWIEVNGATHEFIAFDGSHSEFHSLNQVMDSFIVQLTLADYATDCSLFAFDVDAD